A single Lactuca sativa cultivar Salinas chromosome 8, Lsat_Salinas_v11, whole genome shotgun sequence DNA region contains:
- the LOC111911253 gene encoding LEAF RUST 10 DISEASE-RESISTANCE LOCUS RECEPTOR-LIKE PROTEIN KINASE-like 1.1 isoform X2, with translation MHASNMFLIVFLLVLSTPLSTSHLQSPPSFINHFEDSTDPPCHFFMLRCPNESTSLEKIKSTLLGYNKTFDYDQHVLKSQNHEVFNITFFKHETSYHHYDNNVGICEHYNLQYNLSMRVPKNDPHAQNCVTLQLPFNKTNLESIRLLSPFSPEFWNLFKPCYNPWRCSNGQAPRGGKDYKTIIIAVTVGSAFIVTLAAAIFIIRRANNHRKAIAYSRDLEGSSVYFGVSLFSYAELQDATQNFDSSQELGDGGFGTVYYGKLRDGREVAVKRLYEHNYKRVQQFMNEVEILTRLRHKNLVSLYGCTSRRSVELLLVYEYIANGTVADHLHGDRAKQSPLTWPNRMKIAVETASALAYLHASEIIHRDVKTNNILLDNNFCVKVADFGLSRLLPNDVTHVSTAPQGTPGYVDPEYHQCYQLTDKSDVYSFGVVLIELISSMPAIDISRSRDEISLAYMAINRIQRCALDELIDPVLGSDSETERMTRSVAELAFRCLQFDSETRPTMNEVLEFLKGIQGEGDNNVGELNVNAGKAQMPPASPETEDVVLLKEVDVVMASPLTVTAKWHSTGSGVTTPTTSG, from the exons ATGCATGCTTCAAACATGTTTCTTATTGTTTTCCTACTGGTTTTGTCTACGCCTTTGAGTACTTCACACCTTCAATCTCCTCCTTCTTTCATAAACCATTTTGAAGATTCTACAGATCCCCCATGCCATTTTTTCATGTTACGTTGCCCTAACGAAAGCACATCACTCGAGAAAATTAAAAGTACTTTGTTGGGTTATAACAAAACTTTTGATTATGATCAACATGTTCTAAAATCCCAAAACCATGAGGTTTTCAACATCACTTTCTTCAAACACGAGACTTCATACCATCATTATGATAATAATGTCGGAATATGTGAGCATTACAACCTGCAATATAACTTGAGCATGCGGGTCCCAAAGAACGATCCACACGCACAGAACTGTGTCACTCTACAGCTTCCCTTCAACAAAACTAACCTTGAATCTATCCGTCTTTTATCTCCCTTCTCTccagagttttggaatttatttaAACCTTGTTATAATCCTTGGAGGTGTAGCAATGGACAAGCTCCTAGAG GAGGAAAAGACTATAAAACGATAATCATTGCAG TTACCGTTGGATCTGCGTTCATCGTTACTCTTGCTGCTGCCATTTTCATAATCCGGCGAGCCAACAACCACCGCAAAGCGATTGCATATTCTCGAGACCTTGAAGGCAGCAGCGTCTACTTCGGTGTCTCGCTTTTCTCTTACGCCGAACTCCAAGACGCCACCCAAAATTTCGACTCCTCACAAGAACTCGGCGACGGCGGTTTCGGTACCGTTTATTACG GTAAACTCCGTGACGGAAGAGAAGTTGCAGTGAAGCGATTATACGAGCATAATTACAAGCGAGTCCAACAATTCATGAACGAAGTCGAAATCCTCACTCGATTACGCCACAAAAACCTTGTGTCCCTCTACGGTTGCACATCTCGCCGGAGCGTCGAACTCCTCCTGGTGTATGAATACATCGCCAACGGAACAGTTGCCGACCACCTCCACGGCGACCGTGCAAAACAGAGCCCGCTGACGTGGCCGAATCGAATGAAAATAGCAGTAGAAACCGCAAGTGCCTTAGCATACCTTCACGCCTCCGAAATCATCCATCGAGATGTAAAAACGAACAATATTCTCCTCGATAACAATTTCTGCGTCAAAGTCGCCGATTTCGGACTCTCGAGGCTGTTACCTAACGACGTCACTCACGTATCCACTGCTCCTCAAGGGACTCCGGGTTACGTCGACCCGGAATACCACCAGTGTTACCAGTTAACAGATAAGAGCGATGTGTACAGCTTCGGAGTGGTTTTAATCGAATTGATATCTTCAATGCCTGCTATCGACATTAGTAGATCTAGAGATGAAATCAGTCTAGCGTACATGGCGATAAATCGGATCCAGAGATGTGCCCTAGACGAGCTGATTGATCCGGTTTTAGGATCCGATTCTGAGACAGAGAGGATGACGAGATCGGTGGCGGAATTGGCGTTCCGGTGTTTGCAATTTGATTCGGAAACGAGGCCTACGATGAATGAGGTGTTGGAGTTTTTGAAGGGGATTCAAGGGGAGGGTGATAACAATGTCGGAGAGTTGAACGTGAACGCCGGAAAGGCTCAGATGCCACCGGCTTCGCCGGAAACGGAAGATGTGGTACTGTTGAAAGAGGTGGATGTGGTCATGGCGTCGCCGTTAACGGTGACGGCTAAATGGCATAGCACTGGTAGTGGAGTGACAACACCGACCACCAGTGGGTGA
- the LOC111911253 gene encoding LEAF RUST 10 DISEASE-RESISTANCE LOCUS RECEPTOR-LIKE PROTEIN KINASE-like 1.2 isoform X1 has product MKKHTLIFTFFLFFHQSFSLDPNYEACFPKDCGDVRNITYPFFIDGEQDPSCGYPGFEVHCNESAMLRISGNEFVIKDIRYSNSYLRLQNAAILPNQTEPCPKMIRNLTLDPNRFRFGNASTMKLVFISNCSGNLTTDLEKYSIKSCERSNKEVVMLDNDPNLKNVTDICGNGSETVETPVELSGGVGRNLVVDGGNYRDVMERGFMLHWLATDCDVCLSSGGRCGFNRTKFGFRCFCPDRPHMVSCKPGGKDYKTIIIAVTVGSAFIVTLAAAIFIIRRANNHRKAIAYSRDLEGSSVYFGVSLFSYAELQDATQNFDSSQELGDGGFGTVYYGKLRDGREVAVKRLYEHNYKRVQQFMNEVEILTRLRHKNLVSLYGCTSRRSVELLLVYEYIANGTVADHLHGDRAKQSPLTWPNRMKIAVETASALAYLHASEIIHRDVKTNNILLDNNFCVKVADFGLSRLLPNDVTHVSTAPQGTPGYVDPEYHQCYQLTDKSDVYSFGVVLIELISSMPAIDISRSRDEISLAYMAINRIQRCALDELIDPVLGSDSETERMTRSVAELAFRCLQFDSETRPTMNEVLEFLKGIQGEGDNNVGELNVNAGKAQMPPASPETEDVVLLKEVDVVMASPLTVTAKWHSTGSGVTTPTTSG; this is encoded by the exons atgaaaaagcaCACTCTTATCTTCACCTTTTTCCTGTTTTTCCACCAATCATTCTCTTTGGATCCTAACTATGAAGCTTGTTTTCCAAAAGACTGTGGAGATGTGCGTAACATTACTTATCCATTTTTCATCGATGGCGAACAGGATCCCTCTTGTGGTTACCCTGGATTTGAGGTCCACTGCAATGAGTCCGCGATGCTTCGGATCTCAGGGAACGAATTCGTAATTAAAGATATTCGATATAGCAACAGCTACCTCCGACTCCAAAACGCCGCGATTTTGCCCAACCAGACTGAACCATGTCCGAAGATGATCAGGAACTTAACGCTTGACCCTAACCGATTCCGGTTTGGCAACGCCTCGACTATGAAACTAGTATTCATTTCAAACTGCTCCGGTAATTTGACGACGGATCTGGAAAAGTACAGTATCAAATCATGTGAGAGAAGTAATAAGGAGGTTGTCATGCTTGATAATGATCCGAATTTGAAAAACGTAACGGATATTTGCGGCAACGGTAGTGAGACTGTGGAGACGCCGGTGGAATTGAGTGGCGGAGTAGGGAGGAATCTGGTGGTTGACGGTGGTAATTATAGGGATGTGATGGAAAGGGGATTCATGTTGCATTGGTTAGCGACGGATTGCGATGTTTGCCTGAGCAGCGGAGGGCGGTGTGGGTTCAATAGGACGAAGTTCGGATTTCGCTGTTTCTGCCCCGATAGACCTCATATGGTGAGTTGCAAACCTG GAGGAAAAGACTATAAAACGATAATCATTGCAG TTACCGTTGGATCTGCGTTCATCGTTACTCTTGCTGCTGCCATTTTCATAATCCGGCGAGCCAACAACCACCGCAAAGCGATTGCATATTCTCGAGACCTTGAAGGCAGCAGCGTCTACTTCGGTGTCTCGCTTTTCTCTTACGCCGAACTCCAAGACGCCACCCAAAATTTCGACTCCTCACAAGAACTCGGCGACGGCGGTTTCGGTACCGTTTATTACG GTAAACTCCGTGACGGAAGAGAAGTTGCAGTGAAGCGATTATACGAGCATAATTACAAGCGAGTCCAACAATTCATGAACGAAGTCGAAATCCTCACTCGATTACGCCACAAAAACCTTGTGTCCCTCTACGGTTGCACATCTCGCCGGAGCGTCGAACTCCTCCTGGTGTATGAATACATCGCCAACGGAACAGTTGCCGACCACCTCCACGGCGACCGTGCAAAACAGAGCCCGCTGACGTGGCCGAATCGAATGAAAATAGCAGTAGAAACCGCAAGTGCCTTAGCATACCTTCACGCCTCCGAAATCATCCATCGAGATGTAAAAACGAACAATATTCTCCTCGATAACAATTTCTGCGTCAAAGTCGCCGATTTCGGACTCTCGAGGCTGTTACCTAACGACGTCACTCACGTATCCACTGCTCCTCAAGGGACTCCGGGTTACGTCGACCCGGAATACCACCAGTGTTACCAGTTAACAGATAAGAGCGATGTGTACAGCTTCGGAGTGGTTTTAATCGAATTGATATCTTCAATGCCTGCTATCGACATTAGTAGATCTAGAGATGAAATCAGTCTAGCGTACATGGCGATAAATCGGATCCAGAGATGTGCCCTAGACGAGCTGATTGATCCGGTTTTAGGATCCGATTCTGAGACAGAGAGGATGACGAGATCGGTGGCGGAATTGGCGTTCCGGTGTTTGCAATTTGATTCGGAAACGAGGCCTACGATGAATGAGGTGTTGGAGTTTTTGAAGGGGATTCAAGGGGAGGGTGATAACAATGTCGGAGAGTTGAACGTGAACGCCGGAAAGGCTCAGATGCCACCGGCTTCGCCGGAAACGGAAGATGTGGTACTGTTGAAAGAGGTGGATGTGGTCATGGCGTCGCCGTTAACGGTGACGGCTAAATGGCATAGCACTGGTAGTGGAGTGACAACACCGACCACCAGTGGGTGA